DNA from Mesorhizobium sp. DCY119:
AGTCTCCCGGAGCAGCCGTCACCGTCGCACGGACATTCTGCTGAGCGCTGGCGAGTGCCGGGTTTGCGGCCCAGGTCAGCGCCTTGAACAGCGGGAAGTAGGTGACGATGGCGAGCGCAAGGCCGGCCATGATGATCGGCTTGCGGCCGATCTTGTCCGACAGCCAGCCGAAGAAGACGAAGAAGCCGGTGCCGAGCGCCAGCGCGATGGCGATCATGATGTTGACCGAGACGCCATCGACCTTGAGCACGTTCTGCAGGAAGAACAGCGTGTAGAACTGGCCCGAATACCACACCACGGCCTGGCCGGCGGTGAGGCCGAACAGGGCCAGCAGCGCGATCCTGGCGTTCTTCCACTGTCCGAAGGCTTCCGACAGCGGCGCTTTCGAGCCCTTGCCTTCGTCCTTCATGCGCTGGAAAGCCGGCGACTCGTTCAGTGACAGTCGAATCCACACCGAAATGCCGAGCAGGACGACCGAGATCAGGAACGGAATGCGCCAGCCCCAGGCCTTGAAGTCGTCGGCGCTCATCGAGCCCTGAATGATCAGGATGATGACCAGCGACAGGAACAGGCCGAGCGTGGCCGTCGTCTGGATCCAGGAGGTGTAGAAGCCGCGACGGCCGTCGGGCGCGTGCTCGGCGACATAGGTCGCGGCACCGCCATATTCACCGCCGAGCGCCAGGCCCTGCAGCATGCGCAATATGATCAGGATGATCGGGGCGGCGATGCCGATGGTGGCCGAGCCGGGCAGGAGGCCGACGAGGAAAGTCGACGTGCCCATGATCAGGATGGTGACGAGGAAGGTGTATTTGCGGCCGACGAGATCGCCGATGCGGCCGAAGACGAGCGCGCCGAAGGGGCGCACGAGGAAGCCGGCGGCGAAGGCCAGCAGCGCGAAGATGTTGCGCGTGGCTTCAGGATATTCGCTGAAGAAGGCCGCGCCGATGAAGGCGGCAAGCGAACCGTAGAGATAGAAATCGTACCATTCGAAAACCGTGCCGAGCGAGGAAGCGAAGATGACCTTCTTTTCCTCACGGGTCATGACGCGCGTGGCTGAGCCCGCACTTGCTGCCATTGCCATTGATGTGTCCTCCCAAAGATCCCGCCGACACGGGCCGCCAAGCAACGAGCATAAGCTCGCCAACCCAATTCGGCTGGTGCGAAAGGTACCTCTCCGGCCGGATGAGGACCATCGAGCCTTTGGTTTTATGACTTTGGTCTAAGAAACTGCGTCAGATGTCCGCCGGAGCGAATTATCAAAGAGGTCTGTTCAGATGGCGGAAATGCCGCCGTCGACCGCCAGCGTGTGGCCGGTCATGAAGGAGTTCTTCGGGTCGGCGGCAAACATGATCACTTCGATGACCTCGTCCACTTCGGCGACGCGCTTCATCGGCACGCCGCGCGTCAGTTCGGTGATCGCTTCGGCCTCGGAGGCGCGCGTGATCTTGACGAAATCGTCGACCATCTTGGTGCGCGCATAGGCGGGGCAGACGGCGTTGACGCGAATGCCCTTGGAAGCGTATTCGGCCGCCGCCGAGCGCGTCAGGCCGACGACGCCATGCTTGGCCGCCGAATAGACCGAGAGTTTCGGCGCGCCTCCCAGACCGGCGACGGAAGCGATGTTGACGATGGCGCCGCCCTTGCCGGTCTTGCGGAACTGCCGCTCCATGACCGGGAGCTGCGCCTTCAGGGCGTAGAAGACGCCGAGCAGGTCGACCTCGATGATCCGCCGCGCCTCGTCGGAGGGAACCTGCGGCAGGCGCACGAAGCTCTGGGCGATGCCGGCATTGTTGACGGCGATGTCGAGACGCCCGAAGCGTTCGACGGCGAGTGCCGCCAGCTTTTCCGAAAGCTCCTCGTCGGCGATGTTTCCGGCCAGCGTGGCGGTTTCGGCATTCAATGTTTCGGCAAAGGCAGACAACCCATCGTCATCCATGTCCGAGAGGATGAGCCGTGCACCGTCGGCCGCAAAACGCTCGGCGGCACGGCGGCCGAAACCGCCCGTCGCACCGGTTATCAACACGGTCATCCCGTCAAAACGGCTCATGCTTTATTTGTCCTTGTCGATGAGTTCCGCCGCCAGATGCGACAGGAGTTTAACGGCCTCGCCATACATCCTGGCCTTTTCCGGGTTCGATGCATTGCCGTCCAGCGCGCGCTTGTAGACGCCCTGGCAGATCGCTGCGAGGCGGAAGAAGGAGAAGGCGAGGAAGAAGGTCCAGCGCGGAATCTCCCGCAGTCCGCGCCGCTCGCAATAGGCGGCGACATAGGCCTCCTCGGATGGCAGACCGAGCGCTGCGCGGTCGATGCCGCCGAGGCCGCGAAAGCCGGACTGGTGCGGCAGGCGCCATTGCATGCACTGATAGGCGATGTCAGCGAAGGGGTGGCCGAGCGTCGACAGTTCCCAGTCGAGCACGGCCAGCACCTGCGGCCTGTCCGGCGCGAAGATCATGTTGTCGAGCCGGTAGTCGCCATGAACCAGCGAGACGATGCCGTCGTCTGCCGGCATATGCGTTTCCAGCCAGGCGATCAGCCGGTCCATGTCGGCGATGCCGCCCGTTTCGGAGGCGCGATACTGGCTGGTCCAGCGCGCGAGCTGGCGCTCGAAATAATTGCCGGGGCGGCCATAGTCACCAAGGCCGGCAGCTTCCACGTCGACATCGTGCAGGGCTGCCAGCGTCGCGTTCATCGCATCATAGATCGCCGCGCGTTCGTCGTTCGAGGATGCTTCCGGCAACGCCGGGTCCCAGAAGATGCGGCCCTCCATGAACTCCATCAAATAGAACATGCGGCCGATGGGCGATTCTTCCGGCGCCAGATGCAGCATCCTCGGTACCGGAACGGCGGTGCCGGCGAGCGCCTTCATGACGCGGTACTCGCGGTCGACCTGATGCGCCGATTTCAATAGCTGGCCGGGCGGCTTGGCGCGCAGCACATAGCGACCGCTTTGGGCCGTCAGCAGATAGGTCGGGTTCGATTGTCCCGCCTTGAATTTCTCGATCGTCTCGAGGCCGGAAAACCCGGGAACCTCGGCCTCCAGATAGGGCGCGAGCACGTCGCGATCGAGAGTATTCGGATCGCTCATCCAGCTTCCTTTGCCGGCTCGACATAGGTCAGCGTCAGCCAGCGCGCGGTCAGCGCCGGCTTCTTCGAATCCTCGATCTCGATGGTGACGTCATGCGCCACCTGCACCCAGCCGGAGGGCCGCGCCTTGACGTCGGCGAGGACGAAACGGGTGCGGATGCGCGCGCCAGTCTTCACTGGGGCGACGAATTTCAGGTTTTCGAAACCCTGGTTGATGCCCATGTC
Protein-coding regions in this window:
- a CDS encoding MFS transporter, whose translation is MAMAASAGSATRVMTREEKKVIFASSLGTVFEWYDFYLYGSLAAFIGAAFFSEYPEATRNIFALLAFAAGFLVRPFGALVFGRIGDLVGRKYTFLVTILIMGTSTFLVGLLPGSATIGIAAPIILIILRMLQGLALGGEYGGAATYVAEHAPDGRRGFYTSWIQTTATLGLFLSLVIILIIQGSMSADDFKAWGWRIPFLISVVLLGISVWIRLSLNESPAFQRMKDEGKGSKAPLSEAFGQWKNARIALLALFGLTAGQAVVWYSGQFYTLFFLQNVLKVDGVSVNIMIAIALALGTGFFVFFGWLSDKIGRKPIIMAGLALAIVTYFPLFKALTWAANPALASAQQNVRATVTAAPGDCKFQFNPVGTRKPLTSCDVATDFLAKSAVPYDIVATAPAGTPASVKIGEETVESYDVVAAGADAAAKDGAFKKGINTALQDGGYPLVRDPAKVADSKLDALVAANPKLALDAAAIRGGEKAMVPVDKAIADKLITAEEAAGATEVPVYTVPGAGAFKMIADPAAVSWPKVIAILFVFVLYVTMVYGPIAAILVEMFPTRIRYTGMSLPYHIGNGWFGGLLPAVVFAMSAAKGDIYYGLWYPIVIAAMTLIIGLIFVRDTKDANLDAIK
- a CDS encoding SDR family oxidoreductase: MSRFDGMTVLITGATGGFGRRAAERFAADGARLILSDMDDDGLSAFAETLNAETATLAGNIADEELSEKLAALAVERFGRLDIAVNNAGIAQSFVRLPQVPSDEARRIIEVDLLGVFYALKAQLPVMERQFRKTGKGGAIVNIASVAGLGGAPKLSVYSAAKHGVVGLTRSAAAEYASKGIRVNAVCPAYARTKMVDDFVKITRASEAEAITELTRGVPMKRVAEVDEVIEVIMFAADPKNSFMTGHTLAVDGGISAI
- a CDS encoding phosphotransferase family protein, yielding MSDPNTLDRDVLAPYLEAEVPGFSGLETIEKFKAGQSNPTYLLTAQSGRYVLRAKPPGQLLKSAHQVDREYRVMKALAGTAVPVPRMLHLAPEESPIGRMFYLMEFMEGRIFWDPALPEASSNDERAAIYDAMNATLAALHDVDVEAAGLGDYGRPGNYFERQLARWTSQYRASETGGIADMDRLIAWLETHMPADDGIVSLVHGDYRLDNMIFAPDRPQVLAVLDWELSTLGHPFADIAYQCMQWRLPHQSGFRGLGGIDRAALGLPSEEAYVAAYCERRGLREIPRWTFFLAFSFFRLAAICQGVYKRALDGNASNPEKARMYGEAVKLLSHLAAELIDKDK